From a region of the Flavobacteriales bacterium TMED191 genome:
- the rfbA gene encoding glucose-1-phosphate thymidylyltransferase: MQRKGIILAGGTGSRLYPITKAVSKQLLPIYDKPMIYYPLSTLMLAGIKEILLISNHCDVDKFSKLLGDGSHLGINIEYKIQFKPNGIAEAFLIGKEFIRDCNVALILGDNLFHGHDLINILQRNYSKTNGASIFVYPVRNPENYGVIEFDPKGKICGIEEKPLLPKSNFAITGLYFYDNTVINKAERIKPSKRGELEITDINKLYIDEGRIVVQKMNRGMTWLDTGTIDSLHEASSLVRSLEKRQGLKIGCPEEIAWRMGFINNEELSILSENLVRSGYGNYLKSLISETLK, translated from the coding sequence ATGCAACGAAAAGGAATTATTTTAGCTGGAGGCACTGGAAGTCGTTTATACCCAATTACAAAAGCAGTTAGCAAACAATTATTGCCTATATATGATAAACCAATGATTTATTATCCATTATCTACATTAATGCTTGCTGGGATTAAAGAAATATTACTTATTTCTAATCACTGTGATGTAGATAAATTCTCAAAACTTCTTGGAGATGGATCTCATCTTGGTATTAATATTGAATATAAAATTCAATTTAAACCAAATGGAATAGCTGAAGCTTTCTTAATAGGAAAAGAATTCATAAGAGACTGTAATGTAGCATTAATTTTAGGCGATAATTTATTTCATGGTCATGACTTAATTAATATCTTACAAAGAAATTACTCTAAAACTAACGGTGCTTCAATATTTGTTTATCCTGTAAGGAATCCAGAAAATTATGGAGTAATTGAATTTGATCCCAAAGGCAAAATTTGCGGAATAGAAGAAAAACCTTTATTACCTAAGAGTAACTTTGCAATTACTGGATTATATTTTTATGACAACACCGTTATAAATAAAGCTGAAAGAATTAAACCCTCTAAAAGGGGAGAATTAGAAATAACTGATATAAACAAACTTTATATTGATGAAGGGAGAATAGTAGTACAAAAAATGAATAGAGGTATGACTTGGCTTGACACCGGTACAATAGATTCTTTGCATGAAGCCTCTTCCTTGGTTCGATCTTTGGAGAAAAGACAAGGGTTAAAAATTGGGTGTCCTGAGGAAATAGCTTGGAGGATGGGATTTATTAATAATGAGGAATTATCAATTCTCTCAGAAAATCTTGTGCGAAGTGGATATGGAAATTATTTAAAATCATTAATCTCAGAAACATTAAAATAG
- the rfbC gene encoding dTDP-4-dehydrorhamnose 3,5-epimerase — protein METNKLTSNKGNLIEGPLILKPMIFNDQRGCFYESWNESTFYNEIEEKIIFFQDNHSISESGVLRGLHYQIQPFAQGKLVRCISGEIFDVVVDIRKNSPTFMEWGGINLNHLNKLMLWIPIGFAHGFLSLKDKTEVLYKVSGFYSKVHERCIRWSDPKIDIKWPLQNCLIDKPKLSEKDSIAPFIQDTAIFI, from the coding sequence ATGGAAACAAATAAACTTACGTCAAATAAAGGAAATCTTATAGAAGGTCCATTGATTCTTAAACCAATGATATTTAATGATCAAAGAGGTTGTTTTTATGAAAGTTGGAACGAATCAACTTTCTATAATGAAATTGAAGAAAAGATAATTTTCTTTCAAGATAATCACTCTATTTCTGAATCTGGAGTTTTAAGAGGTCTTCATTATCAAATTCAGCCGTTTGCTCAGGGGAAATTAGTGAGGTGTATTTCTGGAGAGATTTTTGACGTTGTTGTAGACATTAGAAAGAATTCTCCGACTTTTATGGAATGGGGAGGTATCAATCTGAATCACTTAAATAAATTAATGTTATGGATACCAATTGGATTTGCGCATGGGTTTCTATCTTTGAAAGACAAAACAGAGGTTTTATATAAAGTTAGTGGATTTTACAGTAAAGTTCATGAGAGGTGTATAAGATGGAGTGACCCAAAAATAGATATTAAATGGCCTTTACAAAATTGTCTAATTGACAAACCAAAATTATCTGAAAAAGATTCAATAGCCCCCTTCATTCAGGACACTGCAATTTTTATTTAA
- the rfbD gene encoding dTDP-4-dehydrorhamnose reductase encodes MRILLTGATGQLGKEILKSKPKDALIISPNRYQLDLSDYSSCKNMVLKNNPDWIINCGAYTSVDGAEKEIELSSKINSLAPKAFTEIINKTNGNLLHLSTDYVFDGEQNFPYDVHQEKNPISNYGRSKALGEELIEKNIKNIENATVLRTSWVISPRGKNFILNMLKLHSEKEYIKVVSDQIGSPTSAKELSKVCWKIIEFKKKNKLPFILHWADSGAASWFDIAVAVGEIALELGIIKKKASVYPINTYEYPTAAQRPKFSLLNTSETSKYLNIKANHWRENLINILIEYKNTNKI; translated from the coding sequence ATGAGAATTTTATTAACTGGAGCTACTGGTCAATTAGGGAAAGAGATTTTAAAATCTAAACCTAAAGATGCACTAATAATTAGTCCAAATAGATATCAATTGGATTTATCTGATTACTCATCTTGCAAAAATATGGTTTTAAAAAATAATCCTGATTGGATTATTAATTGTGGTGCATATACTTCTGTAGATGGAGCGGAAAAGGAAATTGAACTTTCTTCTAAAATTAATAGTCTTGCTCCTAAAGCCTTTACCGAAATAATAAACAAAACAAATGGTAATTTATTGCATCTAAGCACAGATTATGTTTTCGATGGAGAACAGAATTTTCCATACGATGTACATCAAGAAAAGAATCCAATATCTAATTATGGGCGATCAAAGGCATTAGGAGAAGAACTTATTGAAAAAAATATCAAGAATATTGAAAATGCAACTGTTCTTAGGACTAGTTGGGTTATAAGTCCAAGAGGTAAAAACTTCATTCTTAATATGCTTAAGCTACACTCTGAGAAAGAGTATATAAAAGTAGTATCTGATCAAATCGGATCTCCTACTAGCGCAAAAGAACTAAGTAAAGTTTGTTGGAAAATAATTGAATTTAAGAAAAAAAATAAATTACCTTTTATTCTTCATTGGGCCGACTCTGGAGCTGCAAGTTGGTTTGATATTGCAGTTGCAGTTGGAGAGATAGCACTTGAATTGGGAATTATAAAGAAAAAAGCTTCTGTTTATCCAATAAATACCTATGAATATCCAACAGCAGCTCAAAGACCAAAATTTTCATTACTTAATACAAGCGAGACAAGTAAATACTTAAATATAAAAGCAAATCATTGGAGAGAAAATTTAATTAATATTTTAATTGAATATAAAAATACAAATAAAATTTAA